The following proteins come from a genomic window of Companilactobacillus pabuli:
- a CDS encoding MucBP domain-containing protein: MLTNKKSIYLGATIFSAMILTVLSGQTVKADTTNPVNQSATVTNVSKNETTSSTTNSQLATATNQKTSKENEPVTNNQSATTINNDSSNTATAPVTNTDDNTDANTNPTTTSTNNNEPNPSITDNSNSSDSTSMASTSNTDTSTQTDSSENPIRVTYPTTPLYSYTVENTPPSNETYIYNGLAQDGQPNIAMPSTTIVSQTNITNDTQSYALPNNLTDDTVVNFSDSNLAALVKTSLGIKTSDNITVGDIKNYKSNSILTISGDLPNQVELPQAIESLDGMQYLNLLPSSDAVDLSVTLASDEKANPSLVPLDGLKFSSLTLDGNYSDPSRKEINVSQIPDLTILPSYMNDSTLNLDITNKFSFNGDEAFNGFTNDDVKEIAPWLTKYADLGMTGDVYFYNSTVSDFSSLKNMKLFQGLFNNGYLIAWTNSWNYNPKTIYGVIDQPLIFKADPFYDNSGNLFDNPKNVYRNNGTLYNFTVNDKNDTTDLKYLGNEYYEIQHPDGDSKMLVYGNSSLGSIEPKEGNPFFGNVMHDQPIIWQDHPNVTIEYVDQNGNPIMSNGVPLTKTVNGNLIGDSFDLTKEASLNGYTLLSPTTSLQGKYEQAPQVIKLSYKENPVPVSASNDEVNPTTVNTLATPITIIPKVIGTVSLHDLTGAETGKDLVVNGSEITISATAMINGQEYYQIGNKWVCADDFDIVETDKLGYVRIYNEVASLINSDGQLLSRELGPNTGWKFNRIVSIDGNDFYQVATNEFVSVDSGVPYIPINDKTDVNLTKPAELYDSQGPDLDKSLPTKTSWRTDSYAKINGIKMYRVATDEWIPADTLNVVQTK, from the coding sequence ATGTTAACAAATAAAAAAAGTATTTATTTAGGAGCAACAATTTTTTCAGCAATGATATTAACGGTTCTATCTGGACAAACTGTTAAAGCGGATACAACCAATCCAGTGAATCAATCTGCTACAGTAACCAATGTCTCAAAAAATGAAACAACATCCAGTACAACTAATAGTCAATTGGCGACAGCTACTAATCAAAAGACTTCGAAAGAAAATGAACCTGTAACTAATAATCAATCTGCCACAACTATCAATAATGATTCTAGTAATACAGCTACCGCTCCGGTCACAAATACCGACGATAATACAGACGCGAATACAAATCCAACAACAACTTCTACCAATAACAATGAACCAAATCCATCAATCACCGATAACAGCAACTCATCTGATTCAACGAGTATGGCTTCAACATCTAATACGGATACTTCTACACAAACGGATTCTAGTGAAAATCCAATTAGAGTAACATATCCCACAACTCCTTTATATTCATATACGGTAGAAAATACCCCACCTAGCAATGAAACTTATATTTATAATGGCCTTGCCCAAGATGGTCAACCTAATATTGCCATGCCTTCAACTACGATAGTTAGTCAAACCAATATTACTAATGATACTCAATCATATGCTTTACCAAATAATTTAACTGATGATACCGTAGTAAATTTTAGTGATTCCAATTTAGCCGCCTTAGTCAAAACTAGTTTAGGAATAAAAACAAGCGATAATATTACTGTCGGTGACATTAAAAATTACAAATCAAATTCAATACTTACTATTTCAGGAGATCTACCTAATCAAGTAGAACTACCTCAAGCCATTGAAAGTTTAGACGGCATGCAATATTTAAATTTGTTGCCTAGCAGTGATGCTGTTGATTTGTCAGTGACATTAGCTTCAGATGAAAAAGCTAATCCAAGTTTGGTCCCACTAGACGGCCTAAAATTTTCTAGTTTAACTTTAGACGGTAATTATAGTGATCCATCTAGAAAAGAAATCAATGTTAGTCAAATACCCGATCTTACTATTTTGCCATCATACATGAATGACTCAACATTAAATCTAGATATAACTAATAAATTCTCATTTAATGGCGACGAAGCCTTTAACGGTTTTACTAATGATGATGTAAAGGAAATCGCCCCATGGCTAACTAAATATGCTGACTTAGGTATGACAGGGGACGTATATTTTTATAATTCTACTGTTAGTGACTTTTCATCATTAAAAAATATGAAGCTTTTCCAAGGTCTCTTTAATAATGGTTATTTAATTGCTTGGACAAATAGTTGGAATTATAATCCTAAAACTATTTATGGCGTTATTGATCAACCACTCATATTTAAAGCTGATCCTTTTTATGACAACTCTGGTAACTTATTTGATAATCCTAAAAATGTTTATCGAAATAACGGTACTCTATATAATTTTACTGTTAATGACAAGAATGATACTACTGATTTGAAATACTTGGGCAATGAATATTATGAAATCCAACATCCTGATGGCGATTCAAAAATGCTGGTTTATGGTAATAGTAGTTTAGGTTCTATCGAGCCAAAGGAAGGTAATCCATTTTTTGGAAATGTTATGCATGATCAACCGATAATTTGGCAAGATCATCCCAATGTCACTATCGAATATGTTGATCAAAATGGCAATCCAATCATGTCAAATGGTGTTCCTCTAACTAAAACAGTCAATGGCAATTTGATTGGTGATAGTTTTGATTTAACTAAAGAAGCTAGTCTAAACGGTTATACCTTATTGAGCCCAACTACTAGTTTGCAAGGTAAATATGAACAAGCACCACAAGTTATCAAATTAAGCTATAAGGAAAATCCGGTACCTGTTAGTGCAAGTAATGATGAAGTAAATCCTACAACAGTAAATACATTAGCTACGCCAATTACTATTATTCCAAAAGTCATCGGTACAGTTTCATTGCATGACTTAACTGGTGCTGAAACTGGTAAAGACCTTGTAGTAAATGGTAGTGAAATTACGATTTCAGCCACTGCGATGATCAACGGTCAAGAATATTACCAAATTGGTAACAAATGGGTTTGTGCTGATGATTTTGATATCGTAGAAACTGATAAATTAGGTTACGTCAGAATCTACAATGAAGTAGCCAGTCTAATCAATAGCGATGGCCAATTATTATCCAGAGAATTGGGACCAAATACCGGTTGGAAATTCAATAGAATCGTTTCAATCGACGGTAACGACTTTTATCAAGTAGCCACCAATGAATTTGTTTCAGTCGATAGCGGTGTTCCATATATTCCGATTAATGACAAAACGGATGTTAACCTTACAAAACCCGCTGAACTTTACGATTCACAAGGTCCAGATCTAGATAAAAGTTTACCAACTAAAACTAGTTGGAGAACTGATAGTTATGCCAAAATTAACGGAATTAAGATGTATCGTGTCGCTACTGATGAATGGATTCCAGCCGATACTTTAAATGTGGTACAGACTAAATAA
- a CDS encoding GNAT family N-acetyltransferase, whose product MIDLTKLSTSYQVRRLKPQDADHVLKLALSNDSYYNFCPPRPNRHTILEDIKVVPTNKTMDDKYYVGFYEEDKLVAVLDLISGYPDEKTAWIGFFMVDAAVQGKGIGSKIFVGIEKELTKQGLSKVELAFAKGNAKSEKFLLKNGYQKTGQELNVPGYTVVVVEKSL is encoded by the coding sequence ATGATAGATTTGACAAAGTTATCCACAAGTTATCAAGTAAGAAGACTTAAACCTCAAGATGCTGATCACGTTTTGAAGTTAGCCTTGAGCAATGACAGTTATTATAATTTCTGTCCACCACGTCCTAATCGTCATACCATTTTGGAGGATATTAAAGTCGTTCCTACCAATAAGACAATGGATGATAAGTATTATGTTGGTTTTTATGAGGAAGACAAACTAGTCGCTGTTTTAGATTTGATCAGCGGTTATCCTGATGAAAAAACTGCTTGGATCGGTTTCTTTATGGTCGATGCTGCTGTTCAAGGTAAGGGAATTGGATCTAAGATATTTGTCGGAATTGAGAAGGAATTAACGAAGCAAGGTTTATCGAAAGTAGAATTAGCTTTTGCTAAAGGAAATGCCAAGAGTGAGAAATTCCTTTTGAAGAATGGTTATCAAAAAACGGGGCAAGAACTCAATGTACCTGGCTATACAGTGGTAGTTGTGGAAAAGTCGTTATAA
- the rpsI gene encoding 30S ribosomal protein S9: protein MAQVSYAGTGRRKDSVARVRLVPGNGKITINKRDVKDYIPFDNLIADMKQPLDVTETADSYDVIANVNGGGFSGQAGAIRHGIARALLDVDPDFRPSLKSAGFLTRDPRMKERKKPGLKKARKASQFSKR, encoded by the coding sequence TTGGCACAAGTATCATACGCCGGAACAGGTCGTCGCAAGGACTCAGTTGCTCGTGTACGCCTAGTACCCGGAAACGGAAAGATTACTATCAACAAACGTGATGTCAAAGATTACATTCCTTTTGACAATTTGATTGCTGATATGAAACAACCTCTAGATGTCACTGAAACAGCAGACAGCTATGACGTTATTGCTAACGTTAACGGTGGAGGCTTCTCAGGACAAGCTGGAGCAATTAGACATGGTATCGCAAGAGCCCTACTTGATGTTGATCCTGATTTCAGACCATCACTTAAGTCAGCAGGCTTCTTAACACGTGACCCTCGTATGAAGGAACGTAAGAAACCAGGTCTTAAGAAAGCCCGTAAGGCTTCACAATTCTCAAAACGTTAA
- the rplM gene encoding 50S ribosomal protein L13, protein MRTTPLAKASEVERKWYVIDGEDVVLGRLSSVVASILRGKNKPTYTPNVDTGDNVIVINADKVRLTGKKAKNKIYYSHSDHPGGLKSISAGEKRDTKPELFVEDSIRGMLPKNTLGRQEIKKLHVYAGSEHNHQAQNPEMLDINKLI, encoded by the coding sequence GTGCGTACAACACCATTAGCAAAAGCAAGTGAAGTTGAACGTAAATGGTATGTAATCGACGGTGAAGATGTTGTCTTAGGTAGACTTTCATCTGTTGTTGCTTCTATTCTTAGAGGTAAGAACAAACCAACTTACACACCTAACGTTGATACAGGTGATAATGTTATTGTCATCAATGCAGATAAAGTTAGATTAACAGGTAAGAAAGCTAAGAATAAGATTTATTATTCTCACTCAGATCACCCAGGTGGGTTGAAGAGTATTAGTGCCGGTGAAAAGAGAGATACAAAGCCAGAACTCTTTGTTGAAGACTCAATTCGCGGTATGTTACCTAAGAACACTCTTGGTCGTCAAGAAATCAAGAAGTTGCATGTTTATGCAGGTTCAGAACACAACCACCAAGCACAAAATCCAGAAATGTTGGATATCAACAAACTAATTTAA
- the truA gene encoding tRNA pseudouridine(38-40) synthase TruA — MTRYKLTIAYDGTKFHGFQRQNDLRTVQGVLEKALTKMTKGQHIDVMGSGRTDAGVHAFGQVIHFDYPGQMPALNMLKAVNSLMPLDVLVKDSEIVDENFHARYGVKKKTYQYRVDCGYYTDPFKRFYTGHYPYKVSVDKIQTALKDLEGEHDFTSFAASGGVIENKVRTIYSATCVYNKNNDELVFEFTGNGFLYNMVRILVATLLEIGNGRRDVHDFLRLFEVKDRQEARGTAPASGLYLKEVFYD, encoded by the coding sequence ATGACGAGATATAAATTGACGATAGCCTACGATGGAACTAAATTCCATGGCTTTCAACGTCAAAATGATTTACGGACAGTTCAAGGAGTTTTGGAAAAAGCTCTGACTAAAATGACTAAGGGACAACACATTGACGTCATGGGCTCTGGTAGAACGGATGCTGGAGTCCACGCTTTTGGCCAAGTGATCCATTTTGATTATCCAGGACAGATGCCAGCGTTGAACATGTTAAAAGCTGTTAACTCTTTGATGCCACTGGATGTTTTGGTTAAGGATTCAGAAATAGTCGATGAGAATTTCCACGCTCGTTACGGAGTTAAGAAAAAGACGTATCAATATCGCGTTGACTGTGGATATTATACAGATCCTTTCAAGCGGTTTTACACAGGCCACTATCCTTATAAGGTCTCTGTGGATAAAATCCAAACTGCACTCAAGGATTTGGAGGGTGAGCATGACTTTACGAGTTTCGCTGCTTCAGGTGGTGTGATTGAAAATAAAGTTAGGACTATCTATTCGGCGACATGCGTGTATAATAAGAACAATGACGAATTAGTTTTCGAATTTACAGGCAATGGCTTCCTATATAATATGGTTAGAATCTTAGTTGCTACTCTGTTAGAGATTGGTAATGGGCGCAGGGATGTACACGATTTCTTGAGGTTGTTTGAAGTAAAAGACCGCCAAGAAGCACGAGGAACAGCACCTGCTAGTGGGCTATATTTAAAAGAAGTTTTTTACGATTAA
- a CDS encoding energy-coupling factor transporter transmembrane component T family protein — protein sequence MDKIILGRYLPGDSLLYHLDPRGKFLLTFYFVGIVFLANNVASYAFLLAFVVFAVYLSKINFGFFIKGLKPVFWLILFTVALQLLFTPSSHPMWHWGIFTFSKEGLVIAGYIFMRFVLIIFISTLLTLTTTPIEISDSIESILKPLKKVNFPVTQVALMLSIALRFVPLLVDETTKIMDAQRARGVDFGEGGLIKRIKSFVPILIPLFVSSFSIAYDLAIAMESRGYKDGEGRSKYRVLKWEKRDTLTILFMLGLTIILLLLRSY from the coding sequence ATGGATAAGATAATTTTGGGAAGGTATTTACCTGGGGATTCACTGTTGTACCATCTAGATCCGCGAGGTAAATTCCTATTAACGTTTTATTTTGTGGGGATAGTCTTTTTGGCTAATAACGTTGCATCTTATGCCTTTTTATTAGCATTTGTGGTTTTTGCTGTCTATTTGTCGAAAATCAATTTTGGCTTTTTTATCAAAGGATTAAAGCCAGTCTTTTGGTTGATTTTGTTCACGGTCGCATTGCAATTGCTGTTCACGCCTAGTAGTCATCCAATGTGGCACTGGGGGATATTTACATTCTCCAAAGAGGGATTAGTAATTGCCGGTTATATCTTCATGCGGTTTGTGTTGATTATTTTTATTTCAACTTTATTGACGTTGACGACTACGCCTATCGAAATTTCCGATTCAATCGAGAGCATTCTCAAGCCATTGAAAAAAGTTAATTTTCCAGTGACCCAAGTAGCTTTAATGTTGTCGATTGCATTAAGATTCGTGCCGTTATTAGTTGATGAAACGACCAAGATCATGGATGCTCAACGTGCTCGTGGGGTCGATTTTGGTGAAGGTGGTTTGATCAAACGGATTAAGTCATTTGTACCGATTTTGATTCCATTGTTCGTCAGTAGTTTTTCAATTGCTTACGATTTGGCAATTGCCATGGAGTCTCGTGGTTATAAGGATGGAGAAGGTCGAAGCAAGTATCGAGTTTTGAAGTGGGAAAAGCGTGATACTTTGACGATTTTGTTCATGCTAGGTTTAACGATTATTTTATTATTATTACGGAGTTATTAA
- a CDS encoding energy-coupling factor transporter ATPase, whose product MEITFEHVTHSYNVGSPTASLGLDDVSMTIKDKKFTAIVGQTGSGKSTLVRHINALLKPTSGTILVGDRKITSETNNKNLKSLRKNIGMVFQFPESQLFEDTVQKDIMFGPMNFGASEEDAKEAAKKMIKLVGLDESYLQKSPFDLSGGQMRRVAIAGVLASDPETIILDEPTAGLDPVGRAEIMGLFKDLQLKGKTIILITHNMDDVANFADEMAVIHSGKLIATGLPKNVFNQQDLLKEDLLSLPKSAEFAKELSSQGFHFDKLPITIEALGKEIKQQLGD is encoded by the coding sequence ATGGAAATTACATTCGAACATGTGACCCATTCTTATAACGTGGGTAGTCCGACAGCAAGTCTTGGCTTAGATGATGTTTCTATGACAATCAAGGATAAGAAATTTACGGCTATCGTTGGGCAAACTGGTAGTGGTAAATCAACTTTGGTTCGTCATATTAATGCTTTGCTCAAACCAACGTCAGGAACGATTTTGGTTGGAGACCGCAAGATAACTTCAGAAACTAACAACAAGAATCTGAAGTCATTGCGTAAAAATATTGGTATGGTTTTTCAATTTCCTGAGAGTCAATTATTTGAAGATACGGTTCAAAAAGATATTATGTTTGGACCAATGAATTTTGGAGCTAGTGAAGAGGATGCTAAAGAAGCTGCTAAAAAGATGATCAAATTAGTTGGACTTGATGAATCATATTTGCAGAAGTCACCTTTTGATTTATCTGGTGGTCAAATGCGTCGTGTGGCGATTGCTGGAGTGTTAGCTAGTGATCCTGAAACAATTATTTTGGATGAACCAACAGCCGGATTGGATCCTGTAGGTCGTGCGGAGATTATGGGCTTATTTAAGGATTTGCAATTAAAAGGTAAGACAATTATCCTGATTACGCATAATATGGATGACGTGGCTAATTTCGCTGATGAGATGGCAGTTATTCACAGTGGAAAACTAATTGCGACTGGTTTACCAAAGAACGTTTTTAATCAACAAGATTTATTAAAAGAGGATCTGTTGTCGCTACCTAAGAGTGCTGAATTTGCCAAGGAATTGAGCAGTCAGGGCTTTCACTTCGATAAATTGCCAATTACAATTGAAGCCTTAGGAAAAGAAATCAAACAACAGTTAGGTGATTAA
- a CDS encoding energy-coupling factor ABC transporter ATP-binding protein gives MEKIISIKNLTYTYPDSKTPAINDLSLDIYKNEWLSIVGKNGSGKSTLTKLIDGLIEADSGTIAIDGEIINEENIWDARTKIGIIFQNPDHQFVGATVEDDVAFGLENQGMPREQMVKEIDRALDLVKMSGFKTRDPQSLSGGQKQRVAIAGVLATKPQIVIMDESTSMLDPDGRKTVLDLVQKLRQEQDLTIISITHDIEETELSQRIVVINDGKIVQEGTPASIYDIGPNLTKFGLEEPFSSQLVQTLRDSVKLPEGYLSEEELKEQLWKLHSNM, from the coding sequence GTGGAAAAAATCATATCAATAAAGAATTTAACTTATACTTATCCTGATTCAAAAACACCAGCTATCAATGATTTGTCATTAGATATTTATAAAAACGAATGGCTTTCGATTGTTGGGAAAAATGGGAGTGGTAAGTCAACTTTGACCAAATTGATTGATGGCTTGATTGAGGCGGATTCTGGAACTATTGCTATTGATGGGGAAATCATTAACGAAGAGAACATTTGGGACGCTAGAACTAAAATTGGAATTATTTTCCAAAATCCTGATCATCAATTCGTTGGAGCAACAGTGGAAGATGATGTAGCCTTTGGACTTGAGAACCAAGGTATGCCTCGAGAACAAATGGTTAAAGAAATCGATCGAGCATTGGATTTAGTTAAGATGTCAGGCTTCAAAACACGTGATCCTCAGTCATTGTCTGGTGGTCAAAAACAGCGTGTTGCTATTGCTGGGGTGTTGGCGACTAAACCACAGATTGTCATAATGGATGAGTCTACTAGTATGCTGGATCCTGACGGTAGAAAGACGGTTCTTGATTTGGTTCAAAAACTACGTCAGGAACAAGATTTAACAATTATTTCTATTACACACGATATTGAAGAGACAGAATTGTCGCAAAGAATTGTAGTCATTAATGATGGGAAAATTGTTCAAGAAGGAACACCGGCATCTATTTACGATATTGGACCTAATTTGACTAAATTTGGACTTGAGGAGCCATTTTCAAGTCAGTTAGTCCAAACACTAAGGGATAGTGTAAAATTGCCTGAAGGGTATCTGAGTGAAGAGGAGTTGAAGGAACAACTATGGAAATTACATTCGAACATGTGA
- the rplQ gene encoding 50S ribosomal protein L17 translates to MGYRKLGRNSSQRKAMLRDLTTDLIINEHIVTTETRAKEISRTTEKMITLGKRGDLHARRQAAAYVRNEVANITEDDDAVIVQSALQKLFSDIAPRYKERNGGYTRILKTTPRRGDAAPMVVIELV, encoded by the coding sequence ATGGGCTACCGTAAATTAGGACGTAACAGTTCACAAAGAAAAGCTATGTTACGCGATTTAACTACTGATTTAATCATTAATGAACACATTGTTACTACTGAAACACGTGCTAAAGAAATCAGTCGTACAACAGAAAAAATGATAACCTTAGGTAAACGCGGTGATTTGCATGCTCGTCGTCAAGCTGCTGCTTATGTTAGAAACGAAGTTGCTAACATTACAGAAGATGATGATGCAGTTATTGTACAATCAGCTCTTCAAAAACTTTTCAGTGATATTGCACCTCGTTACAAAGAACGTAATGGTGGATACACACGTATCTTGAAGACAACTCCACGTCGTGGAGATGCTGCACCAATGGTTGTTATTGAATTAGTTTAA
- a CDS encoding DNA-directed RNA polymerase subunit alpha produces the protein MIEFEKPAITSVEESSSYGKYIIEPLERGYGTTLGNSLRRVLLASLPGTAVSDIQIDGVLHEFSAIDGVIEDVTQIVLNVKKLKLKSYAEDSLKAEVDIVGPATVTAKDIKADDDLEILDPEQFICTVAEGGHFHMQMTIKNGRGYTPAEQNKTDETPIGVLPVDSIFTPVEKVNYQVENTRVGKRNDFDKLTIDIWTNGSIGPREAISLSAKILTEHLNSFVNLTEEAKSADMMIEKEETQKEKKLEMTIEELDLSVRSYNCLKRAGINTVQELTEKSEADMMRVRNLGRKSLVEVKEKLADLGLSLKQED, from the coding sequence ATGATCGAATTTGAAAAGCCAGCTATTACTTCTGTTGAAGAAAGCAGTAGTTATGGTAAATATATTATTGAACCGCTTGAAAGAGGTTATGGTACAACTTTAGGTAATTCATTACGTAGAGTATTGTTAGCATCACTCCCTGGTACAGCGGTATCTGATATTCAAATAGATGGTGTATTGCATGAATTCTCAGCTATTGATGGCGTAATTGAAGACGTTACACAAATCGTGCTTAACGTGAAGAAATTAAAGCTTAAATCTTATGCTGAAGACAGCCTAAAAGCTGAAGTTGACATTGTTGGCCCAGCTACTGTTACAGCTAAAGATATCAAAGCTGACGATGACTTGGAAATCCTCGATCCAGAACAATTTATTTGTACTGTTGCTGAGGGTGGACACTTCCACATGCAAATGACAATTAAAAATGGTCGTGGATATACTCCTGCAGAACAAAATAAGACGGACGAAACACCTATTGGTGTTCTTCCAGTTGACTCTATTTTTACACCTGTAGAAAAAGTTAACTATCAAGTTGAAAACACTCGTGTGGGTAAGAGAAACGACTTCGACAAATTAACAATCGATATCTGGACAAATGGTTCAATTGGACCACGCGAAGCTATTAGTTTATCAGCTAAGATTCTTACAGAACATCTAAACAGTTTTGTAAACCTTACTGAAGAAGCTAAGAGTGCTGACATGATGATTGAAAAAGAGGAAACTCAAAAAGAGAAGAAACTTGAAATGACTATTGAAGAACTTGACTTGTCAGTTCGTTCATATAATTGTTTGAAGCGTGCCGGTATTAATACTGTGCAAGAGCTTACTGAAAAATCCGAAGCAGATATGATGCGTGTCCGTAATCTTGGACGCAAGTCACTTGTTGAGGTTAAAGAAAAGCTTGCTGATCTTGGATTGTCATTGAAGCAAGAAGACTAA
- the rpsK gene encoding 30S ribosomal protein S11, with translation MAQNKGRKRRTKKHIESGVAHIHSTFNNTLVMITDVNGNAVSWSSAGALGFKGSRKSTPFAAQMAGEAAAKESMEHGMKTVEVAVKGPGSGREAAIRSLQATGLEITAIRDVTPVPHNGSRPPKRRRV, from the coding sequence ATGGCACAAAATAAAGGTCGTAAACGCCGTACTAAAAAGCATATTGAATCTGGCGTGGCACATATCCACTCAACATTCAATAACACACTTGTTATGATCACTGATGTTAACGGTAATGCCGTTTCATGGTCATCAGCTGGTGCATTAGGATTCAAGGGTAGTCGTAAATCAACACCATTTGCTGCACAAATGGCTGGAGAAGCTGCTGCTAAGGAATCAATGGAACATGGTATGAAAACAGTTGAAGTAGCTGTTAAGGGACCAGGCTCTGGTCGTGAAGCTGCAATCCGTTCACTACAAGCTACTGGTTTGGAAATTACTGCTATTCGTGATGTTACACCAGTTCCTCACAATGGTTCTCGTCCTCCAAAGCGTCGTCGTGTATAG
- the rpsM gene encoding 30S ribosomal protein S13, with protein sequence MARIAGVDLPRDKRIVIALTYIFGIGNTTAQKVLENAGVSEDIRTRDLTPDQEDKIRAEVDKVRVEGDLRREVSMNIKRLQEIGSYRGMRHRRGLPVRGQNTKNNARTRKGKKTTIAGKKK encoded by the coding sequence ATGGCTCGTATAGCAGGTGTAGATTTACCTCGTGATAAGAGAATCGTTATTGCCCTAACATACATTTTTGGTATCGGTAATACAACAGCTCAAAAAGTGCTTGAAAATGCCGGCGTGTCAGAAGACATCCGTACTAGAGATTTAACTCCTGATCAAGAAGATAAGATTCGTGCAGAAGTTGATAAGGTACGTGTTGAAGGTGACTTACGTCGTGAAGTAAGCATGAATATCAAGAGACTACAAGAAATTGGCTCATATCGTGGTATGAGACATCGTCGTGGTTTGCCAGTAAGAGGACAAAACACAAAGAACAACGCAAGAACTCGTAAGGGTAAGAAGACTACCATTGCAGGTAAGAAGAAGTAA
- the rpmJ gene encoding 50S ribosomal protein L36, whose protein sequence is MKVRPSVKPMCEHCKVIKRRGRVMVICSADPKHKQRQG, encoded by the coding sequence ATGAAAGTAAGACCATCCGTTAAACCTATGTGCGAACACTGTAAAGTAATCAAGAGACGCGGTCGCGTCATGGTGATTTGCTCTGCAGATCCAAAGCACAAACAAAGACAAGGATAA
- the infA gene encoding translation initiation factor IF-1: MAKEDVIEVEGTISETLPNAMFKVKLENGATVLAHVSGKIRMHYIRILPGDKVTVELSPYDLTKGRITYRYR, encoded by the coding sequence TTGGCAAAAGAAGATGTCATTGAAGTAGAAGGTACAATTTCAGAAACATTGCCTAATGCGATGTTTAAGGTAAAGCTTGAAAATGGAGCTACAGTTCTAGCCCATGTGTCAGGTAAAATCCGTATGCACTATATCAGAATTTTACCCGGTGACAAGGTTACCGTGGAATTATCCCCTTATGATTTAACCAAGGGAAGAATTACATATAGATATAGATAA
- a CDS encoding adenylate kinase — MNIVLMGLPGAGKGTQAEKIVEDFKVVHISTGDMFRAAMANKTEIGLKAKGFIDKGELVPDDVTEGIVQERLSEEDVQKDGYMLDGFPRTLEQANALQTIAKNVNKPIDAVIYIDVKPETLVDRLSGRYICSNCGATYHKVYNPTKVEGTCDVCGGHDFYQREDDKPETVKNRLKVNIEMNTPLIDFYDKLNLLYKINGEQEIDEVYNEVKKVLQNL; from the coding sequence ATGAATATTGTATTGATGGGATTACCTGGTGCTGGTAAAGGTACTCAAGCTGAAAAGATTGTTGAAGATTTTAAAGTTGTTCATATTTCAACTGGTGACATGTTTAGAGCAGCCATGGCTAATAAGACAGAAATTGGTCTAAAGGCTAAAGGGTTCATCGACAAAGGTGAACTTGTTCCAGATGATGTTACCGAAGGTATCGTTCAAGAACGTTTATCTGAAGAAGATGTTCAAAAAGACGGATATATGTTAGATGGATTTCCGAGAACTCTTGAACAGGCTAACGCTTTACAGACAATTGCAAAGAATGTAAACAAACCAATAGATGCTGTCATCTATATTGATGTAAAGCCTGAAACATTAGTTGATCGCTTATCTGGAAGATATATTTGTTCTAATTGTGGAGCAACTTATCATAAAGTATACAATCCTACTAAGGTTGAAGGAACATGTGACGTTTGTGGCGGACATGATTTCTATCAACGTGAGGATGACAAACCAGAAACAGTTAAGAATAGATTGAAAGTTAATATTGAAATGAATACACCATTAATTGATTTTTATGACAAGCTAAACTTGTTGTACAAGATCAATGGTGAACAAGAAATAGATGAAGTTTATAACGAAGTTAAGAAAGTTTTACAAAACTTGTAA